The following coding sequences are from one Candidatus Hydrogenedens sp. window:
- the rny gene encoding ribonuclease Y yields MLMVYYAIGGGIAGILLGVLLTLLGVRIRANSILSRAHREFAQKVTDAERESAAIIRDAKTRAREIEVEMRQKMEAEGREMRREIANLEKRIQSKEEAVEKRAEALDKTAIQLSTQERELVSREKQLDKERERIIALQQEQVKRLETIAGMTSEQARKELFTMLETEVKRDCALQLKRIEEELKEEADKRAKWIIGEAIQRCAVDHVAETTVTVVSLPNEEMKGRIIGREGRNIRTLENATGVNIIIDDTPEAVIISGFDPVRRQIAKLTLERMIQDGRIHPARIEELVEKITEELNQTIRERGEEACLEADVHGLHPEIVKLLGKLSFRTSYGQNVLRHSIEVSHLTGIMAAELGLNIQEAKRAGLIHDIGKALTHEVEGAHAVLGHDLAKRYGESEAIANAIGAHHGDMPSSSILAVLIQAADAMSASRPGARSESLQIYLKRLEQLETICNSFSGVEKAFAIQAGREVRVMVQPNQISDAEAAVLARDLARKIETELTYPGQIKVTVVRETRAIETAK; encoded by the coding sequence ATGCTTATGGTATATTACGCAATTGGAGGCGGGATTGCAGGTATTCTCCTTGGTGTTTTGTTAACCCTTTTGGGTGTCCGAATTCGAGCCAATAGTATATTAAGTCGTGCTCATCGTGAGTTTGCCCAAAAAGTTACCGACGCCGAAAGAGAATCTGCAGCAATTATCCGCGATGCAAAAACAAGAGCCCGTGAAATTGAAGTAGAAATGCGCCAAAAAATGGAAGCAGAAGGGCGTGAAATGAGGCGTGAAATTGCCAATCTCGAAAAGAGAATCCAGTCCAAGGAAGAAGCCGTCGAAAAGCGAGCAGAAGCATTAGATAAAACTGCTATTCAATTAAGTACGCAGGAACGGGAACTGGTTTCACGAGAAAAGCAATTGGATAAAGAGCGAGAACGCATTATTGCCCTTCAACAGGAGCAAGTTAAACGACTTGAAACTATTGCAGGTATGACATCCGAACAGGCCCGCAAAGAATTGTTTACCATGCTCGAAACAGAAGTGAAACGGGATTGTGCCTTACAATTAAAACGGATTGAAGAAGAATTGAAAGAAGAGGCGGATAAACGCGCCAAATGGATTATTGGCGAAGCCATTCAGCGTTGTGCAGTTGACCATGTCGCCGAGACTACTGTAACGGTTGTTTCTCTGCCGAATGAAGAAATGAAAGGTAGAATTATCGGGCGTGAAGGTCGGAATATACGCACATTGGAGAATGCTACTGGTGTGAACATTATTATTGATGATACGCCCGAAGCCGTTATAATCTCGGGTTTTGACCCGGTTCGCCGTCAAATTGCTAAACTAACTTTAGAACGAATGATACAAGATGGAAGAATTCATCCTGCCCGTATCGAAGAATTGGTTGAAAAAATTACTGAAGAACTGAATCAAACTATCCGCGAACGAGGTGAAGAAGCCTGTTTAGAAGCCGATGTGCATGGACTTCACCCTGAAATTGTTAAACTGTTAGGGAAATTAAGTTTCCGCACTTCCTACGGTCAAAATGTTTTACGGCATTCGATTGAAGTTTCACATTTGACAGGAATTATGGCAGCCGAATTAGGATTAAATATTCAGGAAGCTAAACGAGCTGGGCTTATCCATGATATAGGAAAAGCCTTAACTCACGAGGTTGAAGGTGCACATGCTGTTCTGGGACATGATTTAGCCAAACGATATGGTGAGTCTGAGGCTATAGCCAATGCTATTGGAGCCCATCATGGTGATATGCCATCTAGTTCTATATTGGCGGTGCTTATACAAGCGGCTGATGCCATGTCGGCATCACGACCTGGAGCAAGAAGTGAAAGTTTACAAATCTATCTAAAACGGCTGGAACAATTAGAAACTATCTGCAATTCATTTTCGGGTGTGGAGAAAGCCTTTGCCATACAAGCAGGTCGTGAAGTCCGTGTTATGGTGCAGCCTAACCAGATTAGTGATGCAGAAGCGGCAGTTTTAGCCCGTGATTTAGCCCGAAAGATTGAAACGGAACTTACCTATCCCGGACAAATTAAAGTTACAGTTGTCCGCGAAACACGCGCTATTGAAACGGCAAAGTAG
- a CDS encoding FAD-dependent oxidoreductase yields MTKKRVIIVGGVAGGMSCATRLKRLNDNLEVIVFEKGGDVSYANCGMPYHIGGIIPDRDSLLVQTVKGLQGRYGLDVRTYHEVIAVNREKKEISVRNLTNNTVLTFPYDVLVLATGSIPLVPPIPGVDSPKVFVLNHLSDMDKIINQLPESKHVCVIGAGFIGLELAENLRHRGLEVSLVEMQDHVMPRMDTEMTVPILQELVLNKVNVYLQETAQKIEEGRVVLKSGKTVNSDFVCLCAGVRPNTQLAKEAGLELSQRGYVRVNEYMQTSDPDIYAVGDIVEVADIVTGGRTAVPLAGPANRQGRVCADHICGRETVFGGLQGTGIVKVFNVAAAQTGITETQAKALSLPYRRAYIHPMQHPRYYPGAQPVSVKIIFTEDGNILGAQVVGSEGVESMINTLAMAIRHHKTVYDLEDEELAYSPQWGGAKHGINMVGYVASNILRGDVEIAEPDNIPSDAYILDVREPAEAETGAVPNATLIPVDQLRSRVNELPKNKVIVTYCAVGLRGYIAYRFLKQQGFQVLNLNGGFRTWSWFHKKPTLITPPPTTGMPKSETAPADDSVVVPEKHRLDVSGMQCPGPILKVKQVMEKLQPGDLLEVYATDVGFTCDVPAWCAKTGNRVLQVRPEGKGYLVEIVKGQMLPDVSSESIPSCKSPEKKAVTIICFSNDLDRVMAGFVIANGAVAMGYKTTIFFTFWGLNVLRKEMAVKVNKGFLEKMFGFMMPRGVNKLKLSKMNMGGMGTQMMKYVMKTKNVMSLPELMKTAVNSGVQLVACSMSMDVMGIKKEELIDNVEIGGVGYYLGEAGNATINLFV; encoded by the coding sequence ATGACAAAGAAACGCGTTATTATTGTGGGCGGAGTAGCCGGTGGAATGAGTTGTGCTACCCGACTAAAAAGATTAAATGACAATCTGGAAGTAATTGTATTTGAAAAAGGGGGAGATGTTTCCTATGCTAATTGCGGTATGCCCTATCATATAGGAGGTATTATCCCTGACCGTGATTCTCTTTTAGTGCAAACTGTTAAAGGTTTGCAGGGCAGGTATGGATTGGATGTCCGCACATATCATGAAGTTATTGCGGTTAACCGAGAAAAGAAAGAAATTAGTGTTCGAAATTTAACAAATAATACCGTTTTAACTTTTCCTTATGATGTGCTTGTATTAGCGACAGGTTCAATTCCCTTAGTTCCTCCTATACCGGGAGTAGATAGCCCAAAGGTTTTTGTGTTAAATCATCTAAGTGATATGGATAAAATAATCAATCAATTACCTGAAAGTAAACATGTTTGTGTTATTGGTGCCGGGTTTATTGGTTTGGAGTTGGCGGAGAATTTAAGACATCGCGGTTTAGAAGTATCCCTTGTTGAAATGCAGGACCATGTAATGCCTCGTATGGATACAGAAATGACAGTTCCTATTCTTCAGGAACTCGTATTAAATAAAGTTAATGTATATTTGCAAGAGACAGCCCAGAAGATTGAAGAGGGTCGGGTTGTTCTTAAAAGTGGCAAGACTGTAAATAGCGATTTTGTGTGTTTGTGTGCTGGGGTTCGACCGAACACGCAATTAGCAAAAGAGGCAGGGCTGGAACTATCCCAAAGGGGATATGTTCGTGTAAATGAATATATGCAGACAAGTGACCCGGATATTTATGCTGTTGGTGATATTGTGGAGGTGGCAGATATTGTAACCGGAGGTAGGACTGCAGTGCCTTTAGCGGGACCTGCAAACCGACAGGGGCGAGTTTGTGCAGACCATATTTGTGGTAGAGAGACGGTATTTGGTGGTCTTCAGGGAACAGGGATTGTGAAAGTATTCAATGTGGCTGCCGCTCAAACGGGTATTACGGAGACACAGGCAAAGGCACTGTCCCTTCCTTATCGAAGAGCATATATACATCCCATGCAACATCCGCGTTATTATCCGGGGGCGCAACCGGTCAGTGTAAAAATCATATTTACTGAAGACGGCAATATATTAGGAGCGCAGGTAGTAGGTTCAGAAGGGGTGGAAAGCATGATAAACACTTTAGCCATGGCGATACGCCACCACAAAACCGTTTATGATTTGGAAGATGAAGAACTTGCCTATTCTCCACAATGGGGCGGAGCTAAACATGGTATTAATATGGTAGGATATGTAGCATCGAATATACTTCGAGGGGATGTAGAGATTGCAGAGCCGGATAATATCCCTTCCGATGCGTATATTTTAGATGTGCGGGAACCTGCAGAAGCGGAGACGGGCGCCGTTCCTAATGCTACTCTTATACCCGTTGACCAATTACGAAGCCGTGTAAATGAACTTCCAAAAAACAAAGTTATCGTTACCTATTGTGCAGTAGGTTTAAGAGGATATATAGCATACCGATTTTTGAAACAACAGGGATTTCAAGTATTAAATTTAAATGGAGGTTTTCGCACCTGGTCGTGGTTTCATAAAAAACCTACTTTGATTACTCCACCTCCTACAACAGGTATGCCTAAATCCGAAACAGCCCCCGCCGATGACTCTGTTGTTGTTCCTGAAAAACACCGTCTTGATGTTTCAGGAATGCAATGTCCCGGTCCTATTTTGAAAGTAAAACAGGTGATGGAAAAACTTCAACCGGGTGATTTGTTAGAAGTATATGCAACGGATGTCGGTTTTACCTGTGATGTTCCTGCATGGTGTGCTAAAACAGGGAATCGTGTATTACAGGTTCGTCCGGAAGGGAAAGGCTATCTTGTAGAGATAGTGAAAGGGCAAATGCTGCCAGATGTATCATCAGAATCGATCCCTTCCTGTAAATCTCCAGAAAAGAAAGCAGTAACGATTATTTGCTTTTCCAACGATTTAGACCGCGTTATGGCGGGATTTGTAATTGCTAACGGAGCTGTGGCTATGGGATATAAAACAACTATTTTCTTTACCTTCTGGGGATTAAATGTCCTTCGCAAAGAAATGGCAGTGAAGGTGAATAAGGGATTTTTAGAGAAAATGTTCGGTTTTATGATGCCCCGCGGAGTAAATAAATTGAAATTATCGAAAATGAACATGGGTGGAATGGGGACACAAATGATGAAGTATGTGATGAAAACCAAAAATGTAATGTCCTTACCTGAATTGATGAAAACCGCTGTAAATTCGGGTGTTCAATTGGTTGCTTGTTCTATGTCTATGGATGTAATGGGAATAAAAAAAGAGGAATTAATAGATAATGTTGAAATTGGTGGTGTTGGTTATTATTTAGGTGAGGCTGGAAATGCAACTATAAATTTGTTTGTTTAG
- a CDS encoding metal-sensitive transcriptional regulator produces MKEKEKKTKVIERLNRIEGQIRGLRLMIEKERPCFDILKQVSAVRGALRSLGQVILQEHLNECLISFDKDEVKIKEFKDNLVQLFSKICSSE; encoded by the coding sequence ATGAAAGAAAAAGAGAAGAAAACAAAGGTTATTGAACGACTAAATCGAATTGAAGGACAAATTCGAGGGCTTCGATTGATGATAGAGAAGGAAAGGCCTTGTTTTGATATCTTAAAGCAAGTGTCCGCTGTTCGGGGAGCCCTTCGTTCTTTAGGTCAGGTCATTTTACAGGAACACCTGAACGAATGTCTTATCTCTTTTGATAAAGATGAAGTAAAAATAAAAGAATTTAAGGATAACCTCGTTCAATTATTTTCGAAAATTTGTTCCAGCGAATAA
- a CDS encoding glycosyltransferase family 4 protein, which translates to MISKPKILHLFSNHRWTGPAEPVLTLIKHLRDLGWDIHLGCSVKGVPESKYNQVYETAIHWGIPVYENLYLSKHRNILKDYHDQKQLRRIIQNKPPQIIHCHLDNDHRLGVRIKNNTQVLLRSNHYGEGFPDRIKPLVPKTDVILEPSYIAQKQDIEQYNLTPEKCPVVPLAIDLKRFNPNRPLPEVKLTIPEDSITLGIVARLQTHRKYGLLFSALHILIQEGWKLNLVIVGRGTKQEEVAYRPVQELGLEEHVIFTGYLKEDNYVAMLNKFDIGVYLVPGTDGTCRTVREYMAMGKPIIATRTGILPELVQNEKEGIIIEDTVESLYHAIRNLCAHTEYRKKLGDNAREKALKNFSPEYQAKIVSEIYEKCLQKMK; encoded by the coding sequence ATGATATCAAAACCTAAAATTTTACACCTTTTTAGTAATCATCGTTGGACAGGTCCCGCGGAACCGGTTTTAACACTTATCAAACATTTAAGGGATTTGGGCTGGGATATCCATTTGGGATGTAGCGTAAAAGGGGTCCCTGAAAGCAAATATAATCAGGTTTATGAAACAGCGATTCATTGGGGTATTCCTGTATATGAAAACCTTTACCTTTCCAAACATAGGAATATCCTTAAAGATTATCACGACCAGAAACAGTTGAGAAGAATTATCCAGAACAAACCACCACAAATTATTCATTGCCATCTGGATAACGACCATAGACTTGGAGTAAGAATAAAAAATAATACACAAGTTTTGCTCCGCTCCAATCATTATGGGGAAGGATTCCCTGATAGAATAAAACCCCTTGTCCCTAAAACGGATGTTATCCTTGAACCTTCGTATATTGCACAGAAACAGGACATAGAACAATACAACCTGACCCCCGAAAAATGTCCTGTGGTTCCATTAGCGATAGACCTAAAGCGATTTAATCCCAATCGTCCTTTACCCGAAGTAAAATTAACAATTCCTGAGGACTCTATAACTTTAGGAATTGTTGCAAGGTTACAAACCCATCGTAAATACGGACTCCTTTTTTCCGCACTTCATATACTTATTCAGGAAGGCTGGAAGTTGAATCTTGTTATTGTTGGTAGAGGAACAAAGCAAGAAGAGGTTGCTTACCGTCCCGTTCAAGAACTTGGGTTGGAGGAACATGTTATTTTTACGGGCTACCTGAAAGAGGATAATTATGTGGCTATGCTTAACAAATTTGATATAGGTGTTTATCTCGTTCCTGGAACCGATGGAACCTGTCGCACTGTTCGCGAATATATGGCTATGGGAAAACCGATTATTGCTACCCGAACGGGAATACTGCCCGAACTTGTCCAAAATGAAAAAGAAGGAATTATCATTGAAGATACGGTAGAATCTTTATATCATGCCATACGAAATTTGTGTGCTCATACCGAATATCGTAAGAAATTAGGGGATAATGCTCGCGAGAAAGCACTCAAGAATTTTTCACCAGAATATCAGGCAAAAATCGTTTCAGAAATTTACGAAAAGTGCCTCCAAAAAATGAAATAG
- the smc gene encoding chromosome segregation protein SMC — MYLKQIELIGFKSFAERTVLSFNPGITAIVGPNGSGKSNILDAIRWVLGEQSTRELRTTQMAEIIFNGSENRSALGMAETTISFDNHDGKLPLEFTDVQVTRKVYRSGEGEYFLNKSPCRLKDITELFMDTGIGTDSYSIIGQGKIDLIISTHPEDRRYLFEEVAGIVRYKSRRKIALRKLESAEQNLLRLHDVIAEVERQLRSLKRQAQLAQRYRNLIQKLKELEVRNAWFLYNTLQEKIHDFKQELNEKKHNYITELDKLTQLEAQEEQNYLQRSEIEKNLSSKREQLHEIESKLEHLESQLGLHQKEIEFLNMRKKSSEDEKEALLLRIQEVESETLQLEQKKEALAQQIQELETIIQGLKQEEEEQLRYIQLSELELQQKQQFLLEQIHSKNQIQSRIQVLQSQQQTFQKQITEIQETIRNNQETHQKLEQEKQKLLSEMKSKQDEIKQLSEEMEKIQQNLRKIEQTIYQEEEKHQELRETLSRLEARLNSLNELREKYEGFAGGVRAVMNAKNEGILGGEQILGPIGDLIRTERGYEVAIESALGGNINNIVVQTAESAKIAIAFLKEHWAGRVTFLPLDTLRPGTMDNYPELQQYSGLIGPAINFVHSDEEILPALQYLLYNTYLVQTIEDAIKIAKNHHRYPKLVTIDGEIINQSGAVTGGRTKHESRGLLSRVSEIEELQEQQKKCQQEIQKNRANLNQLKEQISSLQQQIQGLHDKKSSLLNQVQQIQIEHARVIAQQEQVFQLLQQLQMSQTDFEKEVEKLKKEMTKTDEEASLILQDDTQLKNEIQQKQQQLQELREWLEQKRQNSTELRVQFTSILSQIHEVDNNIVRLKNEYNRIISSSDESKQQIQDFLNEIQSLHEKISESRIQLAQFNELRQKAQQELVQVQEQYQQHIQSFEENSRTIKELRQQLQQEQEQLHQLELEFSQIRQQSDFLRQRISEEYQIDLDTISSGEVGSDEWDENERNEQIEQIRQQIQRMGTVNPMAVEEYEEMLKRYDFLSAQQKDLNQAKEKLQGIIHKIDETVLSMFTQTFKQVGEYFKEFFRRLFNGGHARIYLIDENDPLESGIEIEARPPGKKPQSIHQLSGGEQALTAIALLFAIFQTKPSPFCILDEVDAPLDDTNIGRFLEIVKEFSKNSQFIIITHNKQTMACADAIIGITQQERGVSEIVSIKLNELAESTA, encoded by the coding sequence ATGTATCTAAAACAGATAGAACTCATTGGATTTAAATCATTTGCGGAACGAACAGTTCTATCTTTCAATCCGGGGATTACGGCTATTGTAGGTCCTAATGGCTCTGGAAAGAGTAATATTCTGGATGCCATTCGCTGGGTTCTGGGAGAGCAAAGCACCCGAGAATTACGGACAACACAAATGGCAGAGATTATATTCAATGGGAGCGAAAATCGTTCTGCACTGGGTATGGCTGAGACTACTATATCCTTTGATAATCATGATGGAAAATTACCTTTAGAATTCACTGATGTGCAGGTAACACGAAAGGTATATCGTTCGGGTGAAGGGGAATACTTCTTAAATAAGTCGCCTTGTCGCCTCAAAGATATTACTGAATTATTTATGGATACCGGTATTGGAACGGATTCGTATTCTATCATTGGGCAGGGTAAAATAGACTTGATTATCAGTACTCATCCTGAAGACCGACGGTATCTTTTTGAAGAAGTTGCGGGGATTGTTCGATACAAATCACGGAGAAAGATTGCCTTGCGTAAATTGGAATCTGCGGAACAAAATCTACTTCGTCTTCATGATGTTATAGCAGAAGTAGAAAGGCAACTCCGAAGTCTCAAAAGGCAGGCTCAATTAGCCCAGCGGTACAGAAACCTGATTCAAAAATTAAAAGAACTGGAGGTGCGTAATGCGTGGTTTTTATATAACACGTTACAGGAAAAAATTCATGATTTCAAACAGGAACTTAATGAAAAGAAACATAACTATATTACCGAATTAGATAAACTTACCCAATTAGAAGCACAGGAAGAACAGAATTATTTACAACGGTCAGAGATTGAAAAAAACTTATCGAGTAAACGCGAACAACTCCACGAAATAGAATCAAAATTAGAACATCTCGAATCTCAGTTGGGGCTTCATCAAAAAGAAATTGAATTTTTGAATATGCGGAAAAAATCGTCTGAAGATGAAAAAGAGGCATTGCTCCTGCGTATACAGGAAGTCGAGTCAGAAACCCTCCAATTAGAACAAAAAAAAGAGGCATTAGCCCAACAAATACAGGAATTAGAAACGATTATACAGGGATTAAAGCAGGAAGAAGAAGAACAATTACGATACATTCAACTCTCCGAATTAGAACTTCAGCAAAAACAACAATTCCTACTGGAACAAATCCATTCAAAAAATCAAATTCAGTCGCGTATTCAGGTGTTACAATCTCAACAACAAACCTTCCAAAAACAAATTACAGAAATTCAAGAGACCATTCGCAATAATCAGGAAACCCATCAAAAATTAGAGCAAGAAAAACAAAAATTGTTATCTGAAATGAAAAGCAAACAAGATGAAATTAAACAACTTTCCGAAGAGATGGAAAAAATTCAACAAAATTTACGGAAAATAGAGCAGACAATATATCAAGAGGAGGAAAAACATCAGGAACTTCGCGAAACATTAAGCCGATTGGAAGCACGACTTAATTCCTTGAATGAACTTCGTGAGAAATATGAAGGGTTCGCCGGTGGTGTTCGTGCGGTTATGAATGCAAAGAATGAAGGTATTTTAGGAGGGGAACAAATTTTAGGACCGATAGGAGATTTAATTCGCACCGAACGCGGATATGAAGTAGCCATTGAATCTGCATTAGGCGGAAATATCAATAATATTGTTGTGCAAACAGCAGAATCGGCCAAGATAGCCATTGCGTTCTTAAAAGAACATTGGGCAGGAAGAGTTACCTTCTTACCTCTCGATACATTACGCCCGGGAACTATGGATAACTATCCAGAATTGCAACAGTATTCGGGGTTGATTGGTCCTGCCATTAATTTTGTGCATTCCGATGAAGAGATACTTCCTGCGCTTCAATATCTGTTATATAACACTTATTTAGTTCAGACCATTGAGGATGCTATAAAAATAGCAAAAAATCATCATCGCTACCCGAAACTGGTAACAATAGACGGTGAGATTATTAACCAATCGGGCGCTGTTACAGGTGGGCGGACAAAACATGAATCTCGAGGGTTGCTTTCTCGTGTATCTGAAATAGAAGAATTACAGGAACAGCAGAAAAAATGTCAACAAGAAATACAAAAAAATCGAGCAAATTTAAATCAACTTAAAGAACAGATTTCTTCTTTACAGCAACAAATTCAGGGGCTTCATGATAAAAAAAGTTCGTTATTAAATCAGGTTCAGCAGATACAAATAGAACATGCCCGTGTTATCGCCCAACAAGAACAAGTGTTTCAATTATTGCAACAACTTCAGATGTCTCAAACAGATTTTGAAAAAGAAGTTGAGAAGTTAAAAAAGGAAATGACGAAAACAGATGAAGAAGCATCGCTTATATTACAGGATGATACTCAACTAAAAAATGAAATACAGCAGAAACAGCAACAATTACAAGAACTACGGGAATGGTTGGAACAAAAACGGCAAAATTCAACAGAACTAAGGGTTCAATTTACAAGTATTTTGTCCCAGATTCACGAGGTTGATAATAATATTGTTCGTTTAAAAAATGAATATAATCGAATTATATCCTCGTCGGATGAATCGAAACAACAGATACAAGACTTTTTAAATGAAATCCAATCCTTGCATGAAAAAATATCCGAATCAAGAATACAATTAGCCCAGTTCAATGAATTGCGACAAAAAGCCCAACAAGAATTGGTTCAGGTTCAAGAACAATATCAGCAACACATCCAATCTTTTGAAGAAAACTCACGAACGATAAAAGAACTTCGTCAACAACTCCAGCAAGAGCAAGAACAACTCCATCAATTGGAATTGGAGTTTTCCCAGATTCGGCAACAATCAGATTTTCTTCGACAGCGTATTTCTGAGGAATATCAAATTGATTTAGATACAATATCGTCAGGTGAGGTAGGGTCTGATGAATGGGATGAAAACGAACGGAACGAACAAATTGAGCAAATTCGCCAACAAATACAAAGAATGGGTACTGTAAATCCTATGGCGGTGGAAGAATATGAAGAGATGTTAAAACGATATGATTTCCTTTCCGCTCAACAGAAAGACCTAAATCAAGCGAAAGAAAAATTACAAGGAATAATTCATAAAATTGATGAAACTGTTCTTTCTATGTTTACACAAACTTTTAAACAGGTTGGAGAATATTTCAAGGAATTTTTCCGCCGACTCTTCAATGGAGGGCATGCTCGTATATACCTTATTGATGAAAATGACCCTCTGGAATCAGGTATTGAAATTGAAGCACGACCTCCGGGCAAAAAACCTCAGTCTATACATCAACTTTCGGGGGGCGAACAGGCTCTAACTGCTATTGCCCTGCTTTTTGCTATATTCCAGACAAAACCCAGTCCTTTCTGCATACTTGATGAAGTGGACGCACCTCTGGATGATACCAATATTGGTCGTTTTCTTGAAATCGTAAAGGAATTTTCAAAAAATTCTCAATTTATCATTATTACCCATAATAAACAAACAATGGCATGTGCTGATGCGATTATTGGTATTACGCAGCAAGAACGCGGTGTCTCTGAAATAGTTTCTATAAAATTGAACGAACTTGCAGAATCAACAGCTTAA
- a CDS encoding NAD-dependent epimerase/dehydratase family protein, with protein sequence MKRILITGGAGFVGANLSIFLKEHLSDCHIIAFDNLHRRGSELNLRRLQQYGIEFVHGDIRNISDIQNISACDWLIECSAEPSVLAGYSSSSEYLLHSNLTGALNCLQWAKEHKAGFLFLSTSRVYPYSLINSLPFVENETRYQINTKETLPLGISEKGISEKFPIDGNRTLYGATKLAVELILEEYKEMYNLPIIINRCGIIAGPWQMGKIDQGVVALWLAHHIVEKPIAYIGFNGTGKQVRDLLDIQDLCHLLLWQIQNYEKLNHWKFNIGGGQKRSFSLVELTTLCQQITKNTIPITREFQTRPGDIPYYITDTTLIETVSPWEPIQTLEQTLVNIAEWICEYKNLLSGILF encoded by the coding sequence ATGAAACGAATTTTAATTACAGGTGGAGCAGGTTTTGTCGGTGCCAATCTATCCATATTTTTAAAAGAACATCTGTCGGATTGCCATATAATTGCTTTTGACAACCTACATCGGCGAGGGTCTGAACTTAATTTGAGACGATTACAACAATATGGCATTGAGTTTGTTCATGGAGACATTCGCAATATATCCGATATACAAAATATTTCTGCTTGTGATTGGCTTATTGAATGTAGTGCGGAACCCTCTGTGCTTGCGGGTTATTCTTCTTCATCCGAGTATCTTCTTCATTCTAACCTTACAGGAGCATTAAACTGTTTGCAATGGGCCAAGGAACACAAAGCCGGATTTCTATTTCTATCTACCAGCCGTGTTTATCCTTATTCCCTTATAAATTCCTTGCCTTTTGTCGAAAATGAGACACGATACCAGATAAATACGAAGGAAACCCTTCCTTTAGGTATTTCAGAAAAAGGTATTTCCGAAAAATTTCCGATAGATGGAAATCGCACCCTTTACGGTGCCACAAAACTGGCTGTGGAATTGATACTGGAAGAATATAAGGAGATGTATAATCTACCGATTATTATAAACCGATGTGGAATTATTGCTGGACCCTGGCAGATGGGGAAAATTGACCAGGGGGTTGTAGCACTGTGGTTGGCACATCATATTGTAGAAAAACCTATCGCTTATATTGGATTTAACGGCACAGGGAAACAGGTTCGTGACCTGCTCGATATTCAGGACTTATGTCATCTCCTACTCTGGCAAATACAAAATTATGAAAAACTAAATCACTGGAAATTTAATATTGGTGGAGGACAGAAACGGAGTTTTTCTCTGGTTGAATTAACAACTTTATGCCAGCAAATAACAAAGAACACAATCCCCATTACTCGTGAATTTCAAACTCGTCCCGGAGATATCCCATACTACATAACAGATACCACACTCATAGAAACGGTATCTCCATGGGAACCCATTCAAACCTTAGAACAGACCCTTGTAAATATCGCTGAATGGATTTGCGAATATAAAAATCTTTTAAGCGGTATCCTCTTTTGA
- a CDS encoding TIGR00282 family metallophosphoesterase: MVKVLFLGDIIGKPGRNIVNEILPQITREHDIDLVLGNAENSAGGLGVTPETLQSLRKTGINGFTLGNHIWRYDSIVSSLENDTDVVKPANLPPATPGKNFMILTARNGVKVGIVSLLGRVFMEPVDCPFRRGEEVINEISKETHVIIVDIHAEATAEKIALAWYLDGKCSAILGTHTHVQTADEWILPSGTAYISDVGMCGPYHSVIGMEVSRVLTRFLTGIPKKWEVANGPAVFNAVLLEIDEKNGKAHKIERVMIKKPGSM, encoded by the coding sequence ATGGTTAAGGTTCTTTTTTTAGGTGATATTATTGGTAAACCCGGTCGAAATATTGTCAACGAAATTCTTCCGCAAATAACAAGAGAACATGATATTGACCTTGTTCTTGGTAATGCGGAAAATAGTGCCGGGGGACTGGGCGTTACACCGGAGACCCTTCAATCCCTTCGGAAAACAGGTATTAACGGTTTTACATTAGGAAACCATATCTGGCGCTATGATTCCATTGTTTCTTCGCTGGAAAACGATACAGATGTGGTAAAACCTGCGAATCTTCCCCCCGCGACACCTGGAAAAAATTTTATGATTCTGACTGCTCGTAATGGAGTGAAGGTAGGAATTGTTTCTCTCTTAGGTAGAGTTTTTATGGAACCTGTAGATTGTCCCTTTCGACGGGGTGAAGAAGTAATCAATGAAATTTCCAAAGAAACCCATGTTATCATTGTAGATATTCATGCAGAAGCCACAGCGGAAAAAATCGCTCTTGCGTGGTATCTGGATGGGAAATGTAGTGCCATCCTCGGGACCCATACTCATGTGCAAACAGCCGATGAATGGATTTTGCCGAGTGGAACGGCATATATCTCGGATGTGGGCATGTGCGGACCGTATCACTCGGTTATTGGAATGGAAGTAAGTCGAGTGCTTACTCGATTTCTTACGGGTATTCCTAAAAAGTGGGAAGTGGCTAATGGTCCCGCTGTCTTTAATGCGGTATTGCTGGAAATTGATGAGAAAAACGGGAAAGCACACAAAATCGAACGGGTAATGATTAAAAAGCCGGGTTCTATGTAA